The Glycine soja cultivar W05 chromosome 6, ASM419377v2, whole genome shotgun sequence genome has a window encoding:
- the LOC114414531 gene encoding probable serine/threonine-protein kinase PIX13 — protein sequence MLMGNCFRKTTNNPRPSPPVSATRNFRPDTNLINYTLDELKSATRNFRPDTVLGEGGFGRVFKGWIDKNTFKPSRVGVGIPVAVKKSNPDSLQGLQEWQSEVQFLGKFSHPNLVKLIGYCWEENHFLLVYEYMQKGSLESHLFRSGPEPLSWDIRLKIAIGAARGLAFLHTSEESVIYRDFKSSNILLDGDFNAKLSDFGLAKFGPVNGISHVTTRVMGTYGYAAPEYMATGHLYVKSDVYGFGVVLLEMLTGRAALDTNQPAGMQNLVECTMSCLHDKKRLKEIIDPRMNEQYSLRAAFQIAQLVLKCLETDPKKRPSTKEVLGTLEKARAIKYKPKGKKVCQTSQRRSPSIHYNNGYPKSRTNSPPQ from the exons ATGCTCATGGGAAACTGTTTCAGAAAGACCACCAATAATCCACGCCCTTCTCCCCCAG TATCTGCGACCAGAAACTTCAGACCAGACACGAATCTTATAAATTACACGTTGGATGAGTTGAAAAGTGCGACCAGAAACTTCAGACCAGACACGGTCCTAGGCGAGGGTGGTTTTGGACGTGTTTTCAAAGGGTGGATTGATAAGAACACCTTCAAGCCCTCAAGAGTTGGTGTTGGAATCCCCGTGGCTGTGAAGAAGTCTAACCCCGATAGCCTCCAGGGTCTACAAGAATGGCAG AGTGAAGTGCAATTTTTGGGGAAATTCTCTCATCCAAACCTGGTTAAACTTATTGGCTACTGTTGGGAGGAAAATCACTTCCTACTCGTATACGAATACATGCAAAAGGGAAGCCTTGAAAGCCACCTCTTCAGAA GTGGCCCAGAACCTCTTTCATGGGATATAAGACTCAAGATAGCCATAGGAGCCGCCAGAGGTCTAGCTTTCTTGCACACATCAGAAGAGTCTGTCATCTATAGAGACTTCAAGTCCTCTAACATTTTGCTTGATGGG GATTTTAATGCGAAACTATCAGACTTTGGGTTGGCAAAGTTTGGCCCCGTCAATGGAATATCTCACGTAACCACGCGGGTTATGGGCACCTATGGTTACGCAGCCCCAGAATACATGGCTACAG GTCATCTCTATGTTAAAAGTGATGTATATGGATTTGGCGTTGTTCTGCTAGAAATGCTAACAGGTAGGGCAGCTCTAGACACAAATCAGCCCGCGGGTATGCAGAATTTGGTGGAGTGCACTATGTCATGTCTACATGACAAAAAGAGACTGAAAGAGATAATAGACCCAAGGATGAACGAGCAATATTCATTAAGGGCTGCATTTCAAATAGCTCAActtgttttaaaatgtttagaaactGACCCAAAGAAACGACCGTCTACAAAAGAGGTTTTGGGAACCCTAGAAAAAGCTCGAGCCATAAAATACAAACCCAAAGGAAAGAAAGTCTGTCAAACAAGTCAGCGTCGGTCACCATCGATTCATTACAACAATGGCTACCCCAAATCACGAACTAATTCTCCTCCACAATAA